AACCTAGAAAAAGCAATACGTTTACAACAACGAGATAATCTAATTCTCTTGGAATTTCAAGAAATTTTCTGCCTTCCCAGTGGTTAAAGTGAAAGCCAACAACGGCAACAACACCTACTATTGCTAATGATATCAACTGAACATATGCCCATTTTACGCTGATTAATTCGCGTTGTGCTTCCTCGGGAATGATGTAATAGGCAGCACCCATAAAACCGGTTAACAACCAAACTACCAGCAAATTGGTATGAACGGCTCGCGCCACATTAAAAGGAATAACATCATGTAATGCCTGAATTCCTATTCGGTCAAAGCCCATAATAAAGCCATAAATAATTTGCAGAGAGAACAAAAGCATACACAATGCAAAAAACCAATAGGCTACTTTTTGTGATTTATATTTCATTTTTGTAAATTTTATTTGTTGAATGTCAAAAATGTTATCGCCTTTTTATTTATTGGTGTTTGCATACGCAAACTTCTAGTTTTTGGCGATTTCATAATACGTTATTTTAATTATTTGCTTTAGATAAAGGTGAAACCACTCGGTCAAAACCGTTTAAATCAATTTTTCCAACCCATTTTAAGTAGGCAACTACAGCATCGGCATCTTTTTCATTCATGTTATAAACAACCATTTTTCGTCCATTTGGAGCCCATGGAACCGGCGACATCAAAACAGCCTTGATATAACCTTCTCCACGACGGTCAATTACTTTTGTCAATTCAGGAGCATAATAACCTCCCTCTCCCATAATGGTATGACATCCCATACAGTTATTGGTTTCCCAAATTTCTTTTCCCCGAACTACATTTTTATCAATCTTGGTGTAATTCGTTTGATCATTTCTGGGCATGAACGAATAAATGGTCAATCCGATAAAGATTAGAAAGGTGACCAATGTTCCTCCCAAAAAAAATGCTCTTGCTTGTGATTTTGAAAGCATAAGTATCCGTTTTTGTTAGTTAATAAAATTACTTGATTTTCAAATAAAAGATAAATTTGTCTTTTATTTATTTGATGCAAATTAAAGTTTAAAAAAATGGAGGAAACATGATAAAAATCAGTTTTTAAATATTTTTTTAATCGTAAAATTATAGTCAGGAAAAAAGGTCCAAAAAAAAACACATCTCCCTGATAACGATACATTTAAAAATAAAATAAATTTAAATATTTAATTTCGGATAATTTTGTCTTTTATTTAAAATAATGATTATTTTTGTACCATAAATTTTAAATAAAAAACAAATAATATGGAAGTTTTAGAAAAAATAACTATCGGAGAATATGTGGCTAAAGATTTCAGAACAGCAGCCATTTTTTCAAAATACGGCATCGATTTTTGTTGTAAAGGGAATAGAACTATTGCAGAAGCTTGTGATAAAAAAGACATCGATACCAACCAATTGATGAAACAGTTAAACACTGTTTTAAAAACTAAAGATGATAATAGTATCGATTTTAAATCATGGCCTTTAGATTTATTGGCGAATTACATTGAGAAAAAACATCACCGTTATGTGGAAGAAAAAACACAAGTTATTCTTCCTTTTTTAGACAAATTAGGTAAGGTTCACGGAGCAGGTCATCCTGAATTATTCGAAATTAATGAACTTTTTAAAGGTTGCGCCGGTGAACTTGCACAGCACATGAAAAAAGAAGAACTGATTTTGTTTCCTTTCGTAAAAAAAATGGTAGCAGCATCTCTTACAGATGAATTAATAGTTCAACCTCATTTTGGAACAGTGCAAAATCCTATTGCCATGATGATGGAAGAACATGATAATGAAGGAGAACGTTTCCGTAAAATTGCCTTACTAACCAATAATTATACGCCACCGGCAGATGCTTGTAATACGTATCGTGTGACTTTTTCCATGTTAGAAGAATTTGAGCAGGATTTACACAAACACATTCATTTAGAAAACAACATCTTGTTTCCAAAAGCGGCAGCATTAGAAAAAGAATTTTCAGCACAAGAATAAAAAAGAACCAAATAATTTAACCTTAACTCATCAAATGCTATGGAAAAATATGTTATCAAAAGAAACGGGGAATACAAACCTTTTGAACCTTTTAAAATAAAAGATGCTATTGAAAAAAGCTTCTTAAGTGTTTCCATAGCAATTGATGAATCTGTTTTTGAAAATATTATTACCGACTTACAGACCAAAGAAACTTGGGCTGTAGAAGAAATTCAGGATTTAATTGAGAAAAATCTTTTTGAAAAACAGTATTTTGAAGTCATGCGTTCTTTTATGCTGTTTCGACATACCCGTAAATTACAACGCGAGCATATTCATGGTTTAAATGAAGACACCACTTATGTTGACAGCACACAAACTATCGAAGAGTATATAGAACAAACGGATTGGCGCATCAATGCCAATGCGAATACCTCGTACTCTAATGCCGGATTAGTCAACAATGTTGCCGGAAAAATAATTGCCAATTATTGGTTGGATAAAGTCTATACTAA
This region of Flavobacterium lacustre genomic DNA includes:
- a CDS encoding c-type cytochrome, encoding MLSKSQARAFFLGGTLVTFLIFIGLTIYSFMPRNDQTNYTKIDKNVVRGKEIWETNNCMGCHTIMGEGGYYAPELTKVIDRRGEGYIKAVLMSPVPWAPNGRKMVVYNMNEKDADAVVAYLKWVGKIDLNGFDRVVSPLSKANN
- the ric gene encoding iron-sulfur cluster repair di-iron protein is translated as MEVLEKITIGEYVAKDFRTAAIFSKYGIDFCCKGNRTIAEACDKKDIDTNQLMKQLNTVLKTKDDNSIDFKSWPLDLLANYIEKKHHRYVEEKTQVILPFLDKLGKVHGAGHPELFEINELFKGCAGELAQHMKKEELILFPFVKKMVAASLTDELIVQPHFGTVQNPIAMMMEEHDNEGERFRKIALLTNNYTPPADACNTYRVTFSMLEEFEQDLHKHIHLENNILFPKAAALEKEFSAQE